Genomic DNA from Halanaerobiales bacterium:
TGACCAACCAATTGCAAAATATATAAACCCCAAACTAACTACTGTTAAAGTTCCTATTCAAGAAATGGGTAAAAAAGCAGCAGAGATGTTAATAAAGATTATTAATGATAAGTCGTATCATGGTGAAGAAATAATTATTCCTACTCAAATTATTTCTCGCCAGACACATCGTGATTAATTACAACCCTAAAAATTAAAAATATAGGGTTGAGTTAATTTAATAAAAATAGGGAGGTATTTTTAAATGAAAAAGTTTTTAGTTTTATCATTAGCTTTTGTTATGTTGTTAGGTTTAACTTCTTTTGCCTCGGCTTCAGAATCAGGAAAATTACTGATTTGGGCAGACGAAAACAGACTTGAGGTAGTAACTGAATTAGCTGGAGAATTTGAAGATGATTATGGAGTACCAGTAGAGGTACAGGAAAAAGCCTTTGGTGATATTAGAGACAGTATGAGAGTGGAAGCTCCATCTGGTGAAGGTCCTGATATTATTGTTGGTGCTCATGATTGGTTGGGTGAATTAGTTACTAATGGTCTAATTAGTCCTATTGATCTATCAGATTTGGAAGATGACTTTATTGAAGTTTCACTTGATGCATTTACCTGGGGAGAAGATACTTATGCAGTTCCTTATGCTATTGAATCTGTAGGTCTAATTTATAATAAGGATCTTGTAGCAACTCCTCCAAAAACCTGGGAAGAGTTTTCTGCCCTTGTAAAAGAACATACTAATAAAGAAGAAGAAAAGTATGGATTTGTTATGCCTCAACCTGATCCATTCCACACCTATCCATTTATGAGTGCAATGGGTGGTTATGTATTTGGTATGGAAGATGGAGTATATAATCCAGATGACATTGGTTTAAATAATGAAGGAGCAGTTGCAGGGTTAGAGAAACTTAATAGCCTTTATGCAGATGGATACGTTCCTTATCTAGATTATCAAACAATGGCTTCACTTTTCAAAAGTGGAGATGCTGCTATGATGCTTACTGGTCCATGGGAATTTGGTAATCTTGAAGAAGCTGGAATCAATTATGGTTTTGCACAACTTCCATCTATGGAAGGTCAGTCTCCTAAACCATTTTCTTCTGTTCACGGATTTATGATGAGTGCCTTTAGTGAAAATAAAATGTTAGCACAGGCCTTTATCCGTAACTTTATTGCAAGAGAAGATACAATGATTGAATTATATGAAAAAGGTGGAAGACCTCCTGTATATAAACCAGCTATAGAAGTTGCACAGGAAGATCCACAAACTGCTGGAGTTCTAGAGAGTGCTAGAGAAAGTATGCCAATGCCCAGTATACCAGAAATGAATGCTGTTTGGGCAGCCTGGGAAGATGCTCTAGAAGTTGTATTAAATCAAAAACAGGATGTAAAACCTGCACTTGATAATGCTGTTGAACAAATTAAAGATTCCTTAGAGCAGAGTGCTGAATAAATAATTTGAATAGCTAGTAAATTTATAATACCGGCCCTATTTTAGGGCCGGTAGATTTTAAAGGGGAGGGTAACCTTGAATATACAAGATAATATGTGGAAGTATTTATTTAAAATAATATTTTTAGGTATAATGGATGCCTTATCTATCTGGAGTGCAGTAATATTATATAATGATTCAGCTTATTTATTATTAATTGGACTTATAATTGTAGTAGGAGCTATAAATATAGTATATTTAATAGATAAAGCTTACCCTATGCGTTACATATTACCAGGAACTATATTTATGGTCATATTTGTAGTTTATCCTATTTTTTATACTGTATATATATCTTTTACTAATTATGGAACAGGAAATATTTTAAGTAAACAACAGGTAGTCAATCAACTGGAAAATCGTTATTTTAGTCCTCAGGATGCAGAAGAATTTAGTTTTAGTACTTTTAAATTAGAAAATGAAAAAGAATTTATTTTACTTTTTGAAAATGAAGAGGGAGAACGTTTTGTTGGTTTTGAAAATGAATTAATACCTATTAATGATTTTGATCAAGATATTGTAGATTCTGATAATGATGGAAAAATTGATGAAATAGCTGGTTATAAAAGACTTCCGCAAATGCAGTTATTTCAACACTTAAGTTCTTTACAGGATTTGGAATATGAAATAAATGATAGAATATTAAGGATGAAAAACACAGAATATTTCTCTTCTTATATCCGGCAATATAAATATGATGAAGATAAAGATCAGTTAATTAGCTTAAGAACCAATAAGGTTTATAATCCTTCTGAAAATGGATATTTTAAGGCTAATGATGGTGAAAGATTAACACCTGGTTTTAGAACTAATATTGGCTGGAAAAATTATAAGAAATTATTAACTGATGATCGAGTATTTAATCCATTTTTAAGAGTATTTATCTGGACATTTGAATGGGCAATTTTAAGTGTATTTTTAACTTTTAGTTTAGGATTATTTATGGCAATTTTATTAAATGATAAAAATTTAAGATTCAGGAAAATATATAGAGTTATATTGATTTTACCTTATGCAATACCTGGTTTTATTTCTGTTCTTGTCTGGAGAGGATTATTTAATGCAGAAGTTGGGGCTGTGAATAACTTATTACAGTTTTTCTCAATAGGTGGTATCCAGTGGATGCAACATCCAGTCTGGGCTAAGGTAGCTTTACTTATAGTTAACCTCTGGATGGGTTTTCCTTATATGATGTTAATTGCTTTAGGTTCTCTGCAAAGTATATCAGATACCTTATATGAAGCTGCTGCAATTGATGGTGCTTCAGTCTGGCAGAAATTCCGTCACATTACTCTACCATTATTATTAGTTAGTTTAGGACCACTTTTGATTTCATCATTTGCCTTTAATTTTAATAATTTCAATGTAATTTACCTATTTAATGAAGGTGGACCGGCAATTCCAGGTGCTCAAACTCCGGCTGGTGCTACAGATATTCTAATCTCCTATACTTATAGGCTATCATTTGCAACCGGGAGAGGTTCTGACTTTGGACTGGCAAGTACTGTAGCTTTATTTATTTTTATGATAACTGCTACAATAACCTGGTTTAACTTCAAATACACAGGTGCTCT
This window encodes:
- the malE gene encoding maltose/maltodextrin ABC transporter substrate-binding protein MalE, with translation MKKFLVLSLAFVMLLGLTSFASASESGKLLIWADENRLEVVTELAGEFEDDYGVPVEVQEKAFGDIRDSMRVEAPSGEGPDIIVGAHDWLGELVTNGLISPIDLSDLEDDFIEVSLDAFTWGEDTYAVPYAIESVGLIYNKDLVATPPKTWEEFSALVKEHTNKEEEKYGFVMPQPDPFHTYPFMSAMGGYVFGMEDGVYNPDDIGLNNEGAVAGLEKLNSLYADGYVPYLDYQTMASLFKSGDAAMMLTGPWEFGNLEEAGINYGFAQLPSMEGQSPKPFSSVHGFMMSAFSENKMLAQAFIRNFIAREDTMIELYEKGGRPPVYKPAIEVAQEDPQTAGVLESARESMPMPSIPEMNAVWAAWEDALEVVLNQKQDVKPALDNAVEQIKDSLEQSAE
- the malF gene encoding maltose ABC transporter permease MalF, coding for MNIQDNMWKYLFKIIFLGIMDALSIWSAVILYNDSAYLLLIGLIIVVGAINIVYLIDKAYPMRYILPGTIFMVIFVVYPIFYTVYISFTNYGTGNILSKQQVVNQLENRYFSPQDAEEFSFSTFKLENEKEFILLFENEEGERFVGFENELIPINDFDQDIVDSDNDGKIDEIAGYKRLPQMQLFQHLSSLQDLEYEINDRILRMKNTEYFSSYIRQYKYDEDKDQLISLRTNKVYNPSENGYFKANDGERLTPGFRTNIGWKNYKKLLTDDRVFNPFLRVFIWTFEWAILSVFLTFSLGLFMAILLNDKNLRFRKIYRVILILPYAIPGFISVLVWRGLFNAEVGAVNNLLQFFSIGGIQWMQHPVWAKVALLIVNLWMGFPYMMLIALGSLQSISDTLYEAAAIDGASVWQKFRHITLPLLLVSLGPLLISSFAFNFNNFNVIYLFNEGGPAIPGAQTPAGATDILISYTYRLSFATGRGSDFGLASTVALFIFMITATITWFNFKYTGALEDVKENE